A stretch of DNA from Zootoca vivipara chromosome 16, rZooViv1.1, whole genome shotgun sequence:
TCCAGTGCCAAAGTGAGGTGCTTCTTAAGATCCTAGGTGAAGATGTGTGCTCAAGTTCCCATGTATATTTTAGAGATAGGCTCTTTGCACAAAGGACCTCTTTGCAAAAAGGCCACAACAAACCCAAAATagcctcaaaaaataaataatctgCCCTCCCATCTCAGCCAAATTGAAATTTGCCTTCTGCAGTTAAAATTAAGTAAGTACCTTATGACAAATGCcaaacagaaattcaacaggtgaagctttcacCAGAATGCAAAGGTGGCGACAGAGGTGGGGAAGTTTCGCTTGCTGTTTAAAAGTAGGAGCCCTGccagaaagcatagctgccaagttatcccttttttaaagggattttcccttatgctgaataggcttcctcgcgagaaaagggaaaatttggcagctatggccagaaagaaagaaagaaaaaggcaaatcTTGCTATATAAATAGGACTTCAAGGCCACGGCCAGGCCATCCGTTTTGGCTCCTCTGCCACTtgaccccccccttcctcttcctcactgCCAGCTATTAGCTGCTTTCCCCCTGGTggcaagagaggcagagagagacgcagcaatggggtggggaacctgtgtctcTGCAGATGCTgcaaggactacaactcccattatccctgaccctCGGCCATGCTGGATGTGGCTgaagggaactggagtccagcaacacctggagaaacACTATGATTAAGATTTTGCTTGTGTTTGTGTAATTGATTAATCAATATATTGAGCTGGCTCAAATATATTTAATCAGTTAACACATGCAGACTAGAAAGTAAAGCACACTGGATAATTTATTAGAGCACCAGATTCTATGTACTTTGTCTTCCACCAAGGCAGTCCCAGGCTTGCCTGCTTCTCAACACCCAAAATCTATAAATGTCCAAGAGTATCCGAGAGGAAAGAGTTCCCTGCTGGCTCCAGAACACAAAGCAACATCTTGGCTCTAAGGATGGCATGTTCAGTGCCTCCTCTGACATCAGTAGCCCATGGGCAAGTCCACAGTCCAGCCAAGACTATGGGGAAGCTTCCTGTTGCAACCAGCTATCAAGCCACAGGAGGCCCAAACAGGTCCATAGTTTCCACCACCAAGGAGAGATGCTCCAGGAAGGAGCGGATGGACACACGCAGAATCCGGGCTTCATCTGCTCTCCATcgactgcaaaaaaataaaataaatattttttgtgtAGAGTGAAACATAAAACGTCAACACTTGCACTACACTTAACAGTCCAATGAACATGCCACTCCTTCTGCCAATATCCTCTTTCTATTCCGGTCCTTAAGCTTCCCTTTTACTCTTGGCAGACACTGGGCACCTGGTCCAATACATATTGATGCCAGAAAATATACTGTTTCACTTAATTCATTTATTCTTATCATAGCACCATCTGAATGCTAAGGACTCAACAGAGAGGATCGGAGGAATGATTCTTATTCTCTTCCTCTATCCTCCTCCTCATCAGTTTGTATAGCACTTTACAGAAAATACAAGGGGATAGATCTCTGCCCTGAGATGCTTACAGTTTAAAATTTGGCACAACAGAGGAAGGAAATGTATGTGGGTGCAGGCGAAGGAGGCGATGATTTGACTGACAAGTGCTCAGGTTTAGTTAGAGGCCTGGGTGCTGCAGTGTCCCTGGCTCCACGGGCTTCATGGGAaagctgattgggggggggggcttgatggAAATAAGCGAGGAGGATGCACAGAGGGGTTCTGAGAAGTGGTACCAGGCATATGGGGCACcagggaggaaaaggcagagTTGTTTCGGGGAACAGAAGACGTCTAGAGGTTGAGGAGCAAAGATCGCAGGCAGAGATGTATCGGGATACAAGAATGCTGTCATAAGGATGGGAGAGCATGGCCATAGAGGGCTCTGAAGGCAAGAGCAAGGAGTTTGTGATGCAACGGGAGCAGGCAGGGAGGAGCATCATGTTACCAGAGTGCTGTGAGAGATGAATGATTTTGGCAGCTAAGTCAGCAAGGGAAGACAACAGAAGGTTGGGGTGCAGAAGTCTTCATTTCTGCAGGCAAGGGATAATGACAAGGGCATCCCACCAACTTTCATTCACTAGCAGTGGGcacaacacccccaccccttgggGAACAGCcccagctcagtgggagagcagccATGCAgatgttcaatccctggtaggTCTGGGAGCAATGCCTGTCTGTCCCCCTGAAAAACTGCAGGTGGGCCTGTGCTAAATGGATGGATGACAGGCAGATTCCTACGTCCCCAGGAAGTTGTCCTGTGTGCAGAAGCACACCGATCCAAATGCAGGTCTTGCTCAGCACACCACTTTATTTTACTTGCACCCCACTCTTCCTCCAAGTTATGCTCAAAACAACCCTGCAGGGTAGGCCAGGCCAAGAAACAGACTCATTCAAAAGggttcagctccaagggccttctggcggttgcctcaTGTGAGAAaagaggttacagagaaccaggcagagggcctcctcggtggtggcacctgccctgtggaacgtcctcccatcagatgtcaaggagataaataactatccaacttttagaagacatctaaaatcagccctgtatagagaagttttaaatgttttaagtttttatatctattggaagctgcccagagtggctgggggaacctggtcagatgggcggggtacaaataatgttgttgttgttgttgttgttgttgttgttgtttaaacccTGGTTCAATTCCAAGAAGCCATCCATTACAGCGCCACCTTGTCTCTCATCCTCCTGCAGCTTGTGCAGGAGACCTTCCAGCAGGCTGCACCCAGGACTCAGAGCCCACCATCTGCCCCGACTGGCACCACCCCTTGCCTCTTGTAGAAGGGGGCGCCTGGCCAATACTCACACATGCAAGATGTCCTCCGTCACGTCCAGTTCCTTGCTGATCCCTTCTTTGCGGGGCTCAGGGTCAGGGGCCAGGGAGCCCAGCGCAATCTGGgccaatgatgatgatgggaaAGGGATCCTCAGCTCACTGATGTTGGGGGGGTAGCGTTAAGGAGCATAAAATGTACaagaaaatccacacacacacacaggcgcacACTGCCTACCTTCCCAACAAGAGACACTTTCTCTATTCAAGGTCACCTTTGTATTCTGTGTTTAATATTTCTGGGAGAGCTTCATCCAGGCCCTGGTTTTCGACTGAGGTGCTCTGACACGGATTAGAATTCCATGACTGTGGATGGGAGAAAACTCAAGACCAATGTTCAAATTGCAGGGTGGAGGGCAAAAAGCAAATGCAGTTAGTGGTCAAAAAGCATTAAAGGGCAACTTATCCCCATTTCTCTCCTCACTAGAATCCTGCGCactgtagcttacccctcacaaagctacaaagtGCCCATAATACTTTGCGAGTGAAACCCTAGCAACCCATCACCTTGATTTCCCAGCAGCTCTAGAAATGCAACTTAGCACACCTGCATTTTATGCAAATGCATGTCGTGGGTCTGCGCTTAGAGTCCCTTCAGCAACACCCTTGCAAGTGACCACGGACTCCggcccccttcccaccctcccagcAACAGTGTCCGGATCCAAATCGCACTTCTAATCTGAACATACAGCACAGGACCcgttcctattttatttttacgGTTTCAGTTGCAGGACTGGGCAAGGCTTTTGCACTTCTGGCACGTCAAAGGCGCGGGTATTTTAGCAGGAGCTGAAATCCCGTTTTGATCTGCAACCGGTGAAACCCATTTCAACCGCCTTTGCGCTTCCTGCCTATTTCCGGAAAGGCGGTTGCCAGAGGCTGTCGGTGCCAGAGGCGCCTTTACGCAGAAGCAAGTCCCGCAGCCGGGGACCTGATCCCCCCACTCCCCTCGCTCCTGCCCCGCGATCCCGGcgttgtcctcccccccccaacctagtccctccctcccatccaggAAAGGAGGACCCCAGCAGGAATTCCCTCCCCTCTTGAAAACAGAtaaggtggtgggggtggggaaccgcGATACCTCCCTCCAAAGGACCCAGGCGTCCGACAGCCCACCCGCCCCCTCCGCGGGCGCATTGCTGCCTCGTCCCGCCTGCTTCTTTCCCGCCGGATACAACGCGAGGCCTGGCCGGGACACAGCGCTCCCTCCGGCCGCCGCCGCTCCTTCCATCGCCGCCGCGGCCGCCTCCCCCTCGCTCTTCCCCACGTGGGCGCCGAGGGGTGGATCCCAAGGAGCTGCCAGCCCACGTGGGTGGATCCTTCCGAATCCACAAGCAttagctgtagagcaggcatgcccaaccttcggccctccagatgtttttggcctacaactcccatgatccctagctaacaagaccagtggtcagggatgatgggaattgtagtccaaaacatctggagggccgaaggttgggcatgcctgctgtagagagtCTGAGACGAGGTGGCGGCGAGCAATATGCGTTTATGAATATTATAGAGACATACAGTATACCCAATGTGTGGTGggttggggtttgtttttgtttttaatgcattttgttggTTTTTCCGCAGAAGAGGaataaatacaaaagcaaaacTCGGGAACATAGCTTGCCAATCACTTTTGGTATAAAGTACAGCAATTTAACCTGCAAGCTTTCAGCTTTCTGCGCTCAGCagtgtgttttggtttgtttgtttttaattaaaaattaaatttaaaaattgggtTTGAAAGATCTGGggggaaaagactttggcaatctggcacaccattgcacccaatgtgttttgacttcacacgattttggctttaggtgcgatTCCAGAACAAAAGCCCAGTTGAGGGCTTTCTGTGCCACATTATCAGAGCAGGCCCACTGAGGAGGCAGGGCAAAGCACCTGCTTCAGGCGGCAAAAAAGCAAGAGGCAGCGCTCTGCCCACCCCTTCTGCCAACTTGTGGACAGTGGCACGCTCCCTCCTTGCTGAGCTTGGCAAGGGGGGAGTGTTCCTGTGTGTGGTGGGAGCAGAGGTCACATAATGGTAATTAATTTGTTGCTGATTTAGGCCTCTGCATAGAGAAATGGGTTGCAGCAAGGAAACTACTGTCCTCTTGTCAGTGGAGAAATCTATGAGACACTAGAAAATGTGGATGGAACTTTGGTCCCATTCacgctatacatttaaaacacatggcttccccagaggattatgggaactgtagtttcttacaTGTGCTgagcattgtagctctgtgaggggtaaactatacAGTAGTTCCTAtgattctgggggtgggggtggggccatgtgctttaaatgtgctttgcatctatggtgtggctgtgacctttcacacaTGCTTGATTTTCTGAgaaagctgtaaaaaaaaacccacaaaggttTACGAGTACGGCTGTAGATTTATGGTGAACACGATGGTTTGTAGAATCATGTATAACTTTCCAAGTTGGTCTCTGCCCAGGCCAGAGCACTTCTGTGGCATGTAACCAGGCCCAGAACATTGGCACCAATTGAGTGTCACATTTAGTGTCGTATGCACTTCATTCTAATACAGTAATATTGGAATTTTCACAAAGAGGAATTACACACACTAAaataaatattggaagaggaagtgTGAGTCATTGGTGCTCCCGTTCCCCAATATACActctctctgtggggggggggttcttgctGCAGGGGAAGGTGTGCCGTTCCCTTCAGCAACATACCGCCGTGAAGAAAGAACGAAATTTccacaaactaatgtggaaaatGTTGCAAAATGCCATTCTGGCCCTCCTGAAGATCTGAGTGGATAGTTCTTGTAATGCCTGGGTATCCCTGACTTGCAATGGCTCTCTAAGGATCTTTCTTAGcagccctatctggaaatgccTGGGACCCCACctcctgcatacaaagcatgaACTCTGAAACGGGGCTATAGCCCCACCCCAACTTGCACTTACTAGGGAGTAGCGGTAAGTCTTTGGAAGCACTCGGACTTCCTTCAAAGTAAACTTACTTAGGATCAAACTGAAAATTGACAACTGTCTTCTGTAAAATAGGACACCTGAGCATCTTATATTTGCTCTTCATCTGTTAATGAGTGAACGTCATGGCATTTCCTCTTTTATCCCGGCCTTTTCCATATTCTGCATAATCTAAATAGGATCCGTTTGAAAATTTAGGTTACCTCCTAAACAACAATGCAAAATTAAGAGACAGTCTTTTGAGCACCTTGCTTCATTTAGCTcttaagggagagagagagagagagagagagagagagaaagaaagagagagagagagagagaaagagagggggggagggagagagaggggggaaggaggtTGCATTGGAAGTAAGCAGGGACACCGCAGGGGCTTGAACCCCGTCCTGGAAACCAGGAGCGCCGACCACCAgcgtcttttgcttttttttttggccaatgCAACAAGGTGAAAAGCAAAACCTGAGAGAACACTCTGAATACAGAATGTTCtctcaggaaaaaagaaaacccttaaGAGTTATGAAGTTGCAGACAGAACACAATCAAGGTTTTATCCCTTGCCAAGCAAGGGATATTCACCTAGATTGGGTTAAGTCACAGAGTGCCATGTTGACTGCCATTAATTTGCAGAGACTGGTTCCAGTCTTCAAACTCTGCCTTTATGCTCACCTTTTTGTTTGTCCCTCTGAAGTGTGAATTCATGGGCCTGGAAGTTCCTTCTGCTGGCCTGTGAAAAGCAATCTGGACTCATTAGTTTGTCCCCGGCCCTTTCCCACCAATtccagagaaatgttttttgaaCACAGCTGTTCTTACTGACCTGACTTCTGCAGGAAGAGCTGGCTTCACCTGAGTGTGGTGGGCTCTTGGACGGAACTGTGAAGAGATCAAGCGGGGGAAATGGAGAAGCCAGCACAAAAGGATTCTACTGAAAAAGATCACTGAATTGTGAGGTGTGAAGTTCACTTGCCGTTAAGTTTCCTGAAGGCTTGCAAAATTCTATTTCTTGTGTCGCTGAGATGCACCTGGAAGAGACTAGGGTCTTCAGCAGCCCTCCCCTCCAGACACAGGAGCAAAAACAGCCGGTTACCTGAAGCAGCGCAGTCAAGACGCAGGTGTCTCTCAGTCCTACACTGAAGATGTTCACTTGATGCATCAAGAGCTCTGACACTGCCTCTTACTTGTCAATGGAGCAGATTTGCCTCCGGCACAGGTGAGGTCTGTAAATAAAAGAGCTGGAACAAAAGAAGGATGGCTGTCCCACCAAAAGATGTACCTTATTGTGTGGTGATGGCACAGGAAGGGGCCTCCCCTGCAGTGGTGTCCCGACAAGAGACGTCCCTCTAGGTAGAAGCACGGAGAACGACTGCATTAGGCTTTTGAGTTCGCAGCTCTTCTGAAAAAGTGATTGAATAACGAACATTGCTCAATACAAGCTCTTTGGAATATTTAGTTTGCATATTTGATGTATGATTCCATTTAGAGCCTACCTTTTCTCCAACAGGCTCAGGGTGCTTGAATGGTCCCCCTCACGGCGACCTGAAAGAATCTTTGTACAAAAAGAGTTGCAGGCAGAACACAACAGAAGTTTTCCCCTTGGCCAAGCACAAGATACTCACCTAGTTTATCTTCAGCCAGAAGACACACAACTGTATTCCTGCTATAATTGTGATAGAGCATTTAGAGATCACTTGTTAGTTAGTAGTGCCTATCGCCACCTCTGatgattcaaaaggttttttaATAGAAGCTACGATTGCAGTTGAAGGTAACCAAGTGAGAGGTTACAGGCAAAGGAAGCAGTTTGCTACAccaggtttttaaatatattacctTAGGAACAGAAGTACTGGCAAGGATCCAAATTTTAGTATTTGTTGGAAACCCAGCAACTATCAACCCTATCACACACGTTTTCACCAAAAAGCCAGTAATACAATTTGGGTCAAATTCAATTTCTAATAAAGTCTCAGCATTTATGGATCATGTTCCCTGCAGTAAATAGTCATACCTGTACCCCAGGCAAAGAAAATTGGGAGCTACATGCCTCCTTTATCTACAGGATTTAAGGGTACAGACCTCTATTCCAAAACGTTTCACAATTGTGGGTTATTATGATTTTGTGTGGCCCCGCTCTGGTCATTAGTGGAACAATCCGCCACCCCCTTATGTATGAGTAAAAATGGCCAGAGAGTCGGGATTCATAAGATTTCAAATATTTTCCCAGTCATTTCAGCCTTACCATTAGCAGAGAAAATCTTCTGCCCTTTATGTACAGGAAAAAATGGTTAAGGCTCATCCTTCCTAATTCTGAATATGTTTGTGCTTAAACGTTTGCTGGACTTTTTTTGCTTAAAAATGGCTGGCAAAATGGTGAAAACCTCTACTCACTCTAATGCCTCTACCAGGCCGCCTCTACCATTGCCATCAGTAGATTGACCCTC
This window harbors:
- the LOC118097803 gene encoding EKC/KEOPS complex subunit LAGE3, translated to MEGAAAAGGSAVSRPGLAFELRIPFPSSSLAQIALGSLAPDPEPRKEGISKELDVTEDILHVRWRADEARILRVSIRSFLEHLSLVVETMDLFGPPVA